The region GGTTACTTGGAGGAGTGGACACCGCAAACACAGCACTGACACAAATGAGCAATCTGTATCCGGCAGATGCCTTGGCAACTGGTGGTACGGGATGGACATCGTTTCCGGAATTTGGAACACCGTTCTGGTGGTCACTTGTATCTTCAACATTAATCGGTGTAGGTATTGGGGTACTCGCACAACCTTCATTAATCGTAAGATTCATGACAGTTAAATCAGACAAAGAATTAAACAGATCTGTTTTAATCGGAGGAATATTCATTGCAATCATGCCGACAACCGCATACATTGTTGGATCTCTTTCCAATGTATACTTCTTTGACAAGTTAGGTCAAATTGCAGTGGATGTTGTAGGAGGAAACATCGACAAGATTATCCCTACATTCATTACAATGGCACTGCCTGAATGGTTTGTATATATATTCCTCTTGTCCCTGATTGCAGCTGCAATGTCAACAATATCATCACAACTCCACACTCAGGGAACAGCATTCGGTGTAGACATATACTCAACAATAAGGGAAAAATCCAAACAGAAACTCGATCAGGTATCTATTTCAAGAGTAGGTATTCTAATTGCAATTATATTGGCATTGGTAATGGCATTCTCACTTCCTGGAAGTGTGGTTGCACTTGGAACAAGCCTATTCTTTGAAATCTGTGCAGCAGCATTCCTGCCAGTATTTTTAGGAGCACTCTACTGGAAAGGAATTACAAGACAAGGTGCTATTGCAGGAATTGTATCTGGAACATTCGTAAGTCTCTTCTGGTTAATATTCGTGTTCAAGAAAACCGCATTAGGACTTGGAATCTGCCAATTCCTCTTAGGTGTTGAAACAATCCTTCCAGCTGCACCATGGCCGTTTATTGACGTAATGTTGATAGCAGTTCCAATTTCAGCATTATTTACAATTGTCGTAAGTTTACTTACCAAACCTCCGGCACAAGAGGTCATCGACAAAGCATTTTCACAAATCGATAAAAAAGGAAGTGACGCATAATGATGGTTTTAGGAATAGAAGACCCATGGATTTGGGGTTGTTATTTAGGAATTATCTTATCAACACTTCTGTGTGTTGGTTACGGTATTGTAAACTGGAATAAAGGAGATTAATTTCTCCTAACTTATCTTTTTTATATCATTAATTACAAATTCATTATCAATGAATGCTAATGGCTCTGAAAGAATTTTTACAAAAGAATTTTTCCTGATATTTGCAGCATTGCTTTTTACCGCTCTTGTGATGTGTGCATTGATGTCAGTAACTGAATATGCAACAACAATGGGTTCAACAAAATCAAAATTTATATTAAAAGGAATTGTATCTAAAAATGAAGATTGTGAAAAGTTATATTTCTAATCAAGCAAATACGATTTGTATTAAGTATTAGTTATAACACATCTTATCATCTTTATCATAGAAATCTTTAAAAGACATTTGGGGATGTTTAGGATTTTTCAACAATTCTTTCCATATCTTTTCTGCTTCATCAAAAGTCAGGTATCCTTTTTCATAGCAGGTCACAATTATTTTTGATGTTGTTACATGTTCTAAATGGTATTTTCTCACAAAATAACATACATCATCCAGATTATTGCTTGCAAGTATTCCATTTTTAGCTATTGCAAGTGAGATGACACTTAATTCTCCTTTACCAATATCTTCTGTTTTATCGTCTGTTATAAATGTGTAATATTGATTAAATTCATCACTTCCAAATTCAAGATCATTAATTTCAACATATCCATCCTGAATTAATGATGTTAATCTAGTTTTAATATCTTGAGGTGTTTTTTTGTTGTATAGTTCCTCTTTGACTTTAGTGGTGATTATGATTTTTGAATATTCTTTTTTCAGCAATTCTGTTCTATTTATTTGTAAAAATGATGAAAGACAGTCAGTATCGTAAAAAATTGGTTTAGTCATTGGTATCATCACCCTTATCTACATTAAATACAAGGTCTCCTCTATAACCATCAAGTAGTAGTTCTTTTTTCTTGCTTTGGCTAATTTTAGCTGTTTCATCTAGGTATTCGATTGTATTAATGTATTTTCCAAGGGTCATGTATTGGTCTTCTTTGGGGGATGGTCGGTATAGTTCATCCCCATATCCTCTGATTTTCGCTTCATAGGATATGTATTTGCCTCTAAATTTGTCATATTCTTTTCTTGTAATTAATTTATTATTTAAAAGACGAATTAGTAGTGTATGATGGCTGATTTGGAAATATTGCTCAACAGAAATGATGTTTGTAAGATCCCATTCATTGATACTGTTCATCTCACAATACTGGAGGAAGCCTTCATCGCTCATGAGAAGGTATGATGCAAACTTATCTGCTTCTCTTTCAGAATCATCTCTTAAAGGATTGTTGCAGATAATAGGTTTTCCTGAATTTTCTTCTATTAACAAGTGGTAAAGTTCATGGGCTAGAGTAAATCTTTGCCTTCCTTTTGTCATCGTTGAATTGATTCCAATGATTTCGATATTTCCATCCTTGATACACATTCCACTAGTTTTTTTAGAAAATGGAATGTATAATATGGTCAGGTCTGGAAGCTTTGACAAAACCACTGATGTGATGTCAACAGATCCATAAGGAGTCAAGCCCCATTTTTCTCGTAATTTGATGGCTTCGCTATTTAGCTGGTTGTCAGTTTTCAAATTAATCATCCATTTTACTTGTTAAGTATTGCATATTCATATAAATCCTATTCATGCTTGCTATGCCTTTAAGGTCATCTGCTTCAATGCTTGTGCTTCTAAGTGCAAATTTTGTATGGTCAAATTCATCACTCCTACAAAGCAGATAGCTTTCGCTACATCCGAATAATGAGCATAGATTGTTTAAAATGGATAAAGTAATATTCTTGTTGCCATTTTCCATGTCAAGCAAATCTTCAGTTGGAATATCCAAATATGAAGAAACCGCCTGAGGAGTCAAATTCATATTTTCTCTGAGAGTTTCCATTCTTGCTCCAATGTTTTTCATGGTTAATCACCTTAAAAAGAATATGGTATTATATTTTAAAAATTTATAATATATAAATTTCTATTAAATGCAATCGAATACAATTTATGAATATAATAGTACATAGGTTTGTAATCTATATAAACAATTAGAGAGAGCATTTGCAAAGTAATATTTTTAGCTATGACAATAATCTTTGTAGATTGATTATTTGATATTTGACAACATCAATGTTTTTTTGAGGGTCATGTTTTATATATAAATGAAACGTATATTTGGATACAAAATATACGTTTCAAACACTATAATGAATCTAATATTAGATACTGAAAACTCACATCCAACAATAATAACAGTTAGAGGAAAAGATATAACATTACTGTTAATAGAGTCCAGTATCCTTATTGATTCATCACAAGTTGCTAAAATATTTGACAAGAAAGAAAAGACAGTAGCAACCAAAGTACAGAAAAGTAAACTTGAAAATACGAAACAGAGAATGTTAAGCTATTAAAAAGTTACGGGTTAATGAATCCTGAAGCTGTTAAGCCCAGACCATTCTATGATCTTCGCCAAATGTTGGAAGGACCTGCTGAGTATTATTTCAAACAGATTGATGATCTTGATCTTATCGATGTTATTGTTAGAGTAGCTATTGGCAAACATCGTGAGTGGATCCATAACAGAGATATTAACAGTGGCCATTGATTATTGAAAAACTACTTTTAAAAACTCGTGCATATATATCGGGGTTTAATATACAAATTGAAATCCGAAAACCCTTCCGTTAATGTTAATGTTGATTCATTAAAAATGTGAATATTGAATTAAATCAGTGTTTAATTGAACTTAAATCGGTATATATTTATAGTTTTTCTCTAAAAGTTTATACCATTTAGTTCAAGCCAATTTTCATAAAATGATTTTGATTCGATAATGTCATAGAATTTTTCTTCAAACAAGTTTATTAATTCTTTTGTGGAATTATAAGTTGTTTTGTAGA is a window of Methanobrevibacter sp. DNA encoding:
- a CDS encoding nucleic acid-binding protein; amino-acid sequence: MTKPIFYDTDCLSSFLQINRTELLKKEYSKIIITTKVKEELYNKKTPQDIKTRLTSLIQDGYVEINDLEFGSDEFNQYYTFITDDKTEDIGKGELSVISLAIAKNGILASNNLDDVCYFVRKYHLEHVTTSKIIVTCYEKGYLTFDEAEKIWKELLKNPKHPQMSFKDFYDKDDKMCYN
- a CDS encoding symporter small accessory protein — protein: MMVLGIEDPWIWGCYLGIILSTLLCVGYGIVNWNKGD
- a CDS encoding sodium:solute symporter, which codes for MDVMILAIVFIVYIFALVFVGYYAYKKTNSSEDFMIAGKDTHPFIMAMSYGATFISTAAIVGFGGVAGQYGMSVLWLAFLNIIIGIFIAFVFLGKRTRRMGHALGSLTFPEFLGKRFDSKFIQYASGLIIFCAMPIYAAVVLIGAARFLESSLLIDFSIALLILSIIITFYVLFGGIRGVMYTDALQGTIMVLAMVFLLVFIYWLLGGVDTANTALTQMSNLYPADALATGGTGWTSFPEFGTPFWWSLVSSTLIGVGIGVLAQPSLIVRFMTVKSDKELNRSVLIGGIFIAIMPTTAYIVGSLSNVYFFDKLGQIAVDVVGGNIDKIIPTFITMALPEWFVYIFLLSLIAAAMSTISSQLHTQGTAFGVDIYSTIREKSKQKLDQVSISRVGILIAIILALVMAFSLPGSVVALGTSLFFEICAAAFLPVFLGALYWKGITRQGAIAGIVSGTFVSLFWLIFVFKKTALGLGICQFLLGVETILPAAPWPFIDVMLIAVPISALFTIVVSLLTKPPAQEVIDKAFSQIDKKGSDA
- a CDS encoding ImmA/IrrE family metallo-endopeptidase, whose amino-acid sequence is MINLKTDNQLNSEAIKLREKWGLTPYGSVDITSVVLSKLPDLTILYIPFSKKTSGMCIKDGNIEIIGINSTMTKGRQRFTLAHELYHLLIEENSGKPIICNNPLRDDSEREADKFASYLLMSDEGFLQYCEMNSINEWDLTNIISVEQYFQISHHTLLIRLLNNKLITRKEYDKFRGKYISYEAKIRGYGDELYRPSPKEDQYMTLGKYINTIEYLDETAKISQSKKKELLLDGYRGDLVFNVDKGDDTND
- a CDS encoding helix-turn-helix domain-containing protein, which produces MKNIGARMETLRENMNLTPQAVSSYLDIPTEDLLDMENGNKNITLSILNNLCSLFGCSESYLLCRSDEFDHTKFALRSTSIEADDLKGIASMNRIYMNMQYLTSKMDD